TTGCTAATCCTTACGCCTGCTTTTTTGCCTGGGTTTGCTCGCCCCGGCGAATCATCTCTCCGGCCAGGGCCAGGTAGGCCTTGGCACCGGCACTGGATTTGTCGTAATACATGGCGGGCGCGCCAAAACTGGGGGCCTCGGCCAGACGGATATTACGGGGGATCACAGTCCGGTAAACTTTCTCGCCAAAATGCTGCTTGAGCTGATCGGACACATCATTGGCCAATCGATTGCGAGGATCGTACATGGTACGCAAAATTCCTTCGATGCCAAGCCCCGGATTTACCATGGAGGCCAGCTTGCCTATGGTATCGATAAGGGCTGTGAGACCTTCGAGGGCAAAATACTCACATTGCATGGGCACCAGCACTGAATCGGCAGCCGACATGGCATTCACGGTCAGCATGTTCAGGGATGGCGGACAGTCGATAAAAATATAATCATACTGATCGCGAATGGGGGCCAACGCATTACGCAAGCGCACCTCACGGGCAAAAAACTCCATCAGCTTAATTTCGGCGGCTGTCACATCACCATTGGCGGCAATCAGATCGTACTTGCCCTGAGTATCTTTCACCACCACATCGGCAAAGGGCTTTTCCTCCACGAGCAGCTCATAAGCGGTATTTTCTACCTCGTATTTATCGACACCACTGCCCATGGTGGCATTGCCCTGGGGATCGAGGTCTATCAGCAGCACCTTGCGACGGGTTGCTGCCAGCGACGCTGCCAGGTTAATGCAAGTAGTTGTTTTTCCTACGCCACCTTTCTGGTTGGCTACAGCAATGACTTTCCCCACAATTTCACCCTGTTGTTATTCTGTCGTTCAACCAAGACATAACGCCTTGGACAAGTTGCTTGATGTTGCTGCCAATTGCAAGGCAGAGGGTCACGCTTTGACCAATTTCAGCAGATGCCTCTGCTCATCCAGTCCGGGGACTGTGAGCCTGATGGTTTCAATCAACTTAACGCCTTCGGGGATCCCGGCCATTTCCTCGTCCGCAAGTTGGCCCTTGAGAGCATAAAAACAGCCGTCTTCGGCTGGCAGATGATGGCACCAGCTGAGCATATCGCCCACAGATGCAAAAGCACGGCTGAGCACGCCGTCAAATCCCTGCTCCGGTTGATACAGCTCGACCCGGCTTTCCACCGAACTGATGTTTTTAAGCCCAAGCTCCACTGCCACCTGCTTTTGGAAACGAATACGTTTACCGAGGCTGTCGAGCAAAACAAACTCTTTATCCGGATTGATGATGGCCAGCGGAATGCCCGGTAAACCGGGGCCTGTACCCACATCGATAAAACGCGTGCCCACCAGATGAGGTGACACCACCAGGCTATCGAGGATATGGCGGGTCAGCATTTGCGCCGGTTCCCGCACCGACGTCAGGTTATAGGCCTTGTTCCACTTGTCGAGCAGCGCCACAAAGGCAAGGAGTTGCTGTTGCTGCTGAGCATCGACTTGCAGGCCCGCTTTGGCGAGATCCTGACTGAGTTTTTCGGCTAACACTGGGTATCTCCGTCGGTACAACTGTCTTGATGGGCTATTATGAGGCCCAGAAAAAGTGAAGGGAAGCCCAGAGGCCTCCCTTGCACGCGAGTGGTGCGAGCTTAAGCGCTCTTTCTCAGCAATCCACGCTTTTTCAGGTGAACCAGCAGAATGGATACGGCCGCAGGTGTTACACCGGAGATCCGGGATGCCTGACCGATGGTCTCTGGTTTATGTGCATTCAGTTTGGCCGTCACTTCGTTGGACAGGCCAGGCACTTCGCTGTAGTCCAGATCCAACGGCAAGCGGGTGTTTTCGTTACGCTCAGCCTTGGCGATTTCATCCTGCTGACGCTGAATGTAACCGGCGTATTTTACCTGAATTTGCACCTGTTCAGCGGCAAGCGGATCAGCCAATCCAGGGCCGAAGCCTTCAATCTTCATCAGTGTGTCGTACTCAATTTCCGGACGACGCAACAGATCTTCCAGTGATGCTTCGCGGGTCAGCGGAGCGCTGAGCACCTCGTTAAGCCCGGCAACCTGGGGAGAATTCACATGCACCCATTGGCTGCGCAGACGCTGCTGCTCAAGCTCGATGGACTCACGTTTCTCACTGAATTTTTGCCAGCGGAAGTCATCCACCAGGCCCAGTTCCCGACCTTTTTCAGTCAAACGCAGATCGGCATTGTCTTCACGCAGCAGCAAGCGGTATTCGGCGCGGCTGGTGAACATACGGTAGGGCTCTTTGGTGCCCAAAGTAGAAAGATCATCCACCAGCACGCCCAGGTAAGCCTGATCCCGACGTGGTGCCCATGCCTCTTTGCCCTGTACCTGCAGCGCGGCATTAAGACCGGCCAACAGTCCCTGAGCGCCGGCTTCTTCATAGCCAGTGGTGCCGTTTATCTGTCCGGCAAAGAAAAGTCCGTCGATGACCTTGGTTTCGAGAGAGTTTTTCAGATCTCTCGGATCGAAATAGTCATATTCGATGGCGTAACCAGGACGCACTATCTCTGCGTTTTCCATCCCTTGGATGGAGCGAACCAGCTGAATTTGCACGTCAAATGGCAAACTGGTGGAGATGCCGTTCGGATAAATTTCTGTCGTGGTCAAGCCCTCGGGCTCGATAAAGATCTGATGGGAATTCTTATCAGCAAAACGGTGAATTTTATCTTCAATGGACGGACAGTAACGGGGACCAATGCCCTCAATCACCCCTGAATACATGGGGCTGCGGTCCAAACCACCGCGGATGATATCGTGGGTACGCTCGTTGGTATGGGTGATGTAGCAGGAGATCTGCTCAGGATGCTGGTTCACATCGCCGATAAAAGACATCACAGGCAAGGGAGTGTCGCCTTTTTGCTCTGTCATCACCGAAAAATCTATGGTTCGGGCATCGATACGGGGTGGCGTACCTGTTTTCAGGCGTCCAACACGTAATGGCAGATCCCGTAAGCGATGGGCGAGGGCAATGGCAGGCTGATCGCCAGCCCGACCACCGCTGTAGTTTTCAAGACCAATGTGGATTTTGCCACCCAGGAAGGTACCCGCTGTCAGCACCACGGCAGGCGCTTCAAAGGCCAGACCCATTTGGGTTACAGCCCCGATCACACGACCATTTTCAACCACTAGGTCGTCAACGGCTTGCTGGAAAATCCGCAGGTTAGGCTGCTGCTGCAGAATACTCAGGATCTTGGCTTTGTAGAGGGCTCTGTCAGCCTGAGCACGGGTAGCTCTTACGGCCGGGCCCTTACTGGAGTTAAGCGTACGGAACTGGATCCCAGAGAAATCTGTGGCGATCGCCATGGCACCACCCAGTGCATCTATCTCTTTCACCAAGTGTCCTTTACCAATACCACCAATGGCAGGGTTGCAGGACATTTGGCCCAGGGTATCGACATTATGGGTGAGCAGCAGTGTCTTGCATCCCATTCGGGCTGAAGCCAAGGCGGCTTCGGTACCGGCATGACCGCCACCGACTACTATCACATCAAACCGTTCATGAAATTGCATGACACTACCTTAAAGCGAGAAAAACGAAGATCGCACAACGAGCCGGTTATTTTAGCATTGCCAGAGACAGAGTTGAACGATCTGTTTGCATGTAAAGATCCAAAGGGGATCGCCTTATAGATCTTAAGATCTTTATATAGATCTCTTTATTGTTATCTCTTATTAGGATCGCGGTTTTCTGTGGGTAAGCCTAAAAATCCTTTTAAAACATAGAATAAACGGATTTTGATCCTGTGATCTCTTGGCGATCTACTCAAAGAAAAGGTGGGGATAGATCGCTGTTTTATCCACAGGGTGGATCTTAGACCATTAGGGTGGTTGAGTAATACAGAGGTAGATCAGATCTAAATAATATCTTATCCACAAATTTATTATTAAATAACAGGATTTGTGGATAAGAATGATCTAAGTTGTGGGTGAGAGGGGATAACCTTGAGTTTACGATCTCAGAGCTTACCAATCCATTGTTGCAACCACTGAATGGCTGGCTCTTCTGGCACTGGATCGGCCTGTACATCGATCCGGATCTTATCCACAAAGGGTTTTGCACCGGCGTCGTTCAATAATTGAACAAGCTGTTCCGGCCCCTCGCAGAAGGTATCGTAACTGGAGTCGCCAATGGCGCAGAGCGCAAACTGTACGCCGCTCAAATCCGGCATGGTTAGCATCAAAGACTTGGCAAATGGCTGTAGATTATCGGGCAGATCACCTGCGCCATGGGTGGCCGACACCAGCAGCCACAGGGACGAGGTATCCAGTGAATCCAGCGACGGATCCAGGTGGGTAATACATTCGTGGCCTGCTTCATTCAGCAAAGCCGCCAGTTCATCCGCCACGTACTCACTGCCACCCAGGGTGGTGCCAATCAGGATTTCAATTTTTGCCATCGTTACATCCATTGAGGAGAAAATATGCTTGAAGATTGGCGTCATGGTAGCCCAAAGCCGAGGGAGGGGGAACGCTCTCACCCCTGTTGATGCTGTGTTAGCATGGGTCTGGCACTGATATATAGCCAAGGGGCAAAGACATATCCATGACCAACAAGCGGAAAATAATTCTCTGGCTAAGTGCTGCCCTGGTTGCTCTTCTGATTGGCGCACTGACAACCGTCCTGGTGAAAATCCCGGATGTACCAGAGGTGATTTTGTCTGAACCCGGGTTAGTGTTAACCAATCAAGGCCGCTGTTTTCGCCATGATTACCCTGTCGCTGCCCCGGTTGACCGTGCCATTGATGATCGCGGTGTAATTTCTATGTTGGTTTGGAATATCCATAAACAAAGTGATGGTGAGTGGCCCGAAGGGCTCTGGACTCTGGGCGCTGACTGGCAGCTGATGTTGTTTCAGGAGGTTGAACTCAATACCGATTTCAGATCAGCGCTGGAAAATCATCAGTTCAACTGGACTATGATGCCCGCTTTTCGCTTTCAGGGGCTGGATTATGGTGTGATGCTGGCATCGCGCCGCCCATCGCTTGAGGGGTGCGGCCTGTTAAAGGTTGAGCCCTGGATCCGACTTCCCAAGGCGGCCCTTTACAGCCTCTATGCCCTGAGTAATGGTGAGACCTTGCTGGTGGTTAATCTCCACGGGATCAACTTTGATCCCAATTTGCAGGAGTGGGAAGATCAATTGGCGCCGCTGCTAAAACAGGTATTGCAGCATCAAGGTCCTGTGATCCTGGCGGGCGACTTTAACAGCTGGGGAGAGCGCAGAAGCAACAAGCTTGAGAAACTCCTTGAACCGCTTGAACTAAGCAGTGCGCGGTTTGACCCGGATTCGCGGATCAGGGTATTTGGTGCTCCGCTTGATTGGGTATTTTATCGCGGCTTGATTTTGAAAGAGGCGCAATCACCCACAACAGACTTGTCGGATCATGCGCCTCTCATGGTGTGGTTCGAGCTTATCCCCGGGTCAACCAGTGATGGTGAAACTCCAGGTGTTCATCAATAAAACTCGCGATGAAGTAGTAGCTGTGATCGTAACCCGGCTGCATTCGCAGATTCAGCGGAAAGTCGGCACTGTCAGCGGCATTTTGCAGGCGCTGCGGCATGAGCTCTGTCTCCAGAAAGCTATCGGCATCGCCCTGATCCACCAACATGGGTATGGGATCGGCGCAGCGGCCAATCAATTCGCAGCTGTCGTATTCGCGCCAGCTTTCCCTGTCTTTGCCCAAATAGTTACCAAAGGCCTTTTGGCCCCAGGGGCTCTGGCTGGGATTACAGATAGGGCTGAACGCAGACACGCTGGCATAGCGACCGGGGTTTTTCAGCGCTATGGTCAGGGCGCCGTGGCCGCCCATGGAGTGGCCGGCAATGCTGCGTTTGCTGCTGACCGGGAAGTTGGCTTCAATCAGCTTCGGCAGCTCTTTCACCACATAATCGTACATGCGGTAGTGCTTACTCCAGGGCGCTTCGGTGGCATTGAGATAAAAACCTGCCCCCAGGCCAAAGTCCCAGGCGCCATCGGGATCGTCGGCCACACCTTCGCCCCGTGGGCTGGTGTCCATGGCAACAATGGCAAGCCCGAGCGTCGCGGCGAGGCGCTGGGCGCCTGCCTTCTGCATAAAGTTTTCATCGCTGCAGGTCAGCCCTGATAACCAATAAAGCACAGGTACGCTTTGGGTTTCGGCCTGGGGCGGCAGAAAAATCGCAAAGCGCATCTTGCAATCCAGGCTGCTGGATTGATGGCTGTACTGCTTGTGCCAACCGTCAAAGCTGCGATTGGCACTGACTAGTTCCAGAGTCATGTCGGCTCCTTATTTGCGATCGTAATGGATCACGCTGCGGATACTTTTGCCTTCGTGCATCAGCTTGAACGCTTCGTTAATCGCATCCAGTCCCATGGTGTGGGTGATAAAGTCACTCAGGGCAAATTCACCTCGCAGGTACTGCTCAACAATGCCCGGCAGTTCGGAGCGTCCTTTCACGCCGCCAAAGGCACTGCCGCGCCACACCCGGCCGGTTACCAGCTGGAATGGACGGGTGGAAATCTCCTGCCCGGCGCCCGCAACGCCAATGATCACTGACTCACCCCAGCCCTTGTGGCAGCACTCCAGCGCGCTTCGCATTACATTCACATTGCCGATGCATTCGAAGGAGAAGTCCACGCCGCCGTCGGTCATCTCAACAATTACGTCCTGAATCGGCTTGTCGTAGTTTTTGGGGTTGATGCAGTCGGTGGCGCCGAGCTTTTTGGCCAGTTCAAACTTACTGTCGTTGATATCAATACCAATGATGCGGCTGGCTCCGGCAATGGTGGCGCCAATCACCGCCGACAAACCAATGCCGCCGAGTCCGAAAATGGCCACTGTGTCGCCTGGCTTCACCTTGGCGGTTTTAAGCACTGCACCCATACCGGTGGTGACGCCGCAGCCCAGCAGACACACTTCTTCCAGCGGCGCTTCGGGGTTAACCTTGGCGAGGGAGATTTCCGGCAGCACTGTGTATTCACTGAAAGTGGAGCAGCCCATGTAGTGATAAATCGGCTCGCCATCTTTATAAAAGCGGGTGGTGCCGTCCGGCATCAGGCCCTTGCCCTGGGTGGCGCGCACAGCCGAGCACAGGTTGGTCTTGCCCGAGGTACAAAACTTACATTTGCCGCACTCGGCGGTGTACAGCGGGATCACATGGTCGCCAACCGCCACGCTGGTCACGCCTTCGCCCACCATTTCCACAATGCCGCCGCCCTCGTGGCCCAAAATGGCCGGAAACACGCCTTCCGGATCATCGCCCGACAGGGTAAAGGCATCGGTGTGGCATACGCCGGTGGCGACAATGCGCACCAGCACTTCGCCGGCCTTGGGCAACATCACATCCACTTCTTCAACGGATAGGGGTTGGCCCGGACCCCAGGCAATGGCGGCGCGGGATTTAATAAAGGATGCAGACATAGGATTTCCTTCCTCAGAAAATGCGGCCTTGCAGATGACCGGATTCATTATTGATAGTCCAAAGCCAATACCTGGGCACGGCCCAGACGCTTTGTGTGTGAATGTGATTGTATTTCTTTACTGTGAATTGATAATTGGCTCTATTGGTAAATAGCTTTTACTGGATAGAAATAATCATGCGCTGGGAAGGGATTTGTGAATTTGTGGCCGTGGCCGAGGCGCAAAGCTTTACCACGGCAGCCGGTCGGCTTGGGATCAGTACCGCGCAGGTGAGCCGTCAGGTGCGGGAGCTCGAAGAGCGCCTCGGCAGCAAGCTTTTGTACCGTACTACGCGCAAGGTGTCGCTTA
The window above is part of the Shewanella litorisediminis genome. Proteins encoded here:
- a CDS encoding ParA family protein, whose amino-acid sequence is MGKVIAVANQKGGVGKTTTCINLAASLAATRRKVLLIDLDPQGNATMGSGVDKYEVENTAYELLVEEKPFADVVVKDTQGKYDLIAANGDVTAAEIKLMEFFAREVRLRNALAPIRDQYDYIFIDCPPSLNMLTVNAMSAADSVLVPMQCEYFALEGLTALIDTIGKLASMVNPGLGIEGILRTMYDPRNRLANDVSDQLKQHFGEKVYRTVIPRNIRLAEAPSFGAPAMYYDKSSAGAKAYLALAGEMIRRGEQTQAKKQA
- the rsmG gene encoding 16S rRNA (guanine(527)-N(7))-methyltransferase RsmG; translated protein: MLAEKLSQDLAKAGLQVDAQQQQQLLAFVALLDKWNKAYNLTSVREPAQMLTRHILDSLVVSPHLVGTRFIDVGTGPGLPGIPLAIINPDKEFVLLDSLGKRIRFQKQVAVELGLKNISSVESRVELYQPEQGFDGVLSRAFASVGDMLSWCHHLPAEDGCFYALKGQLADEEMAGIPEGVKLIETIRLTVPGLDEQRHLLKLVKA
- the mnmG gene encoding tRNA uridine-5-carboxymethylaminomethyl(34) synthesis enzyme MnmG — translated: MQFHERFDVIVVGGGHAGTEAALASARMGCKTLLLTHNVDTLGQMSCNPAIGGIGKGHLVKEIDALGGAMAIATDFSGIQFRTLNSSKGPAVRATRAQADRALYKAKILSILQQQPNLRIFQQAVDDLVVENGRVIGAVTQMGLAFEAPAVVLTAGTFLGGKIHIGLENYSGGRAGDQPAIALAHRLRDLPLRVGRLKTGTPPRIDARTIDFSVMTEQKGDTPLPVMSFIGDVNQHPEQISCYITHTNERTHDIIRGGLDRSPMYSGVIEGIGPRYCPSIEDKIHRFADKNSHQIFIEPEGLTTTEIYPNGISTSLPFDVQIQLVRSIQGMENAEIVRPGYAIEYDYFDPRDLKNSLETKVIDGLFFAGQINGTTGYEEAGAQGLLAGLNAALQVQGKEAWAPRRDQAYLGVLVDDLSTLGTKEPYRMFTSRAEYRLLLREDNADLRLTEKGRELGLVDDFRWQKFSEKRESIELEQQRLRSQWVHVNSPQVAGLNEVLSAPLTREASLEDLLRRPEIEYDTLMKIEGFGPGLADPLAAEQVQIQVKYAGYIQRQQDEIAKAERNENTRLPLDLDYSEVPGLSNEVTAKLNAHKPETIGQASRISGVTPAAVSILLVHLKKRGLLRKSA
- the mioC gene encoding FMN-binding protein MioC, which codes for MAKIEILIGTTLGGSEYVADELAALLNEAGHECITHLDPSLDSLDTSSLWLLVSATHGAGDLPDNLQPFAKSLMLTMPDLSGVQFALCAIGDSSYDTFCEGPEQLVQLLNDAGAKPFVDKIRIDVQADPVPEEPAIQWLQQWIGKL
- a CDS encoding endonuclease/exonuclease/phosphatase family protein, which encodes MTNKRKIILWLSAALVALLIGALTTVLVKIPDVPEVILSEPGLVLTNQGRCFRHDYPVAAPVDRAIDDRGVISMLVWNIHKQSDGEWPEGLWTLGADWQLMLFQEVELNTDFRSALENHQFNWTMMPAFRFQGLDYGVMLASRRPSLEGCGLLKVEPWIRLPKAALYSLYALSNGETLLVVNLHGINFDPNLQEWEDQLAPLLKQVLQHQGPVILAGDFNSWGERRSNKLEKLLEPLELSSARFDPDSRIRVFGAPLDWVFYRGLILKEAQSPTTDLSDHAPLMVWFELIPGSTSDGETPGVHQ
- the fghA gene encoding S-formylglutathione hydrolase, with the translated sequence MTLELVSANRSFDGWHKQYSHQSSSLDCKMRFAIFLPPQAETQSVPVLYWLSGLTCSDENFMQKAGAQRLAATLGLAIVAMDTSPRGEGVADDPDGAWDFGLGAGFYLNATEAPWSKHYRMYDYVVKELPKLIEANFPVSSKRSIAGHSMGGHGALTIALKNPGRYASVSAFSPICNPSQSPWGQKAFGNYLGKDRESWREYDSCELIGRCADPIPMLVDQGDADSFLETELMPQRLQNAADSADFPLNLRMQPGYDHSYYFIASFIDEHLEFHHHWLTRG
- a CDS encoding S-(hydroxymethyl)glutathione dehydrogenase/class III alcohol dehydrogenase, translating into MSASFIKSRAAIAWGPGQPLSVEEVDVMLPKAGEVLVRIVATGVCHTDAFTLSGDDPEGVFPAILGHEGGGIVEMVGEGVTSVAVGDHVIPLYTAECGKCKFCTSGKTNLCSAVRATQGKGLMPDGTTRFYKDGEPIYHYMGCSTFSEYTVLPEISLAKVNPEAPLEEVCLLGCGVTTGMGAVLKTAKVKPGDTVAIFGLGGIGLSAVIGATIAGASRIIGIDINDSKFELAKKLGATDCINPKNYDKPIQDVIVEMTDGGVDFSFECIGNVNVMRSALECCHKGWGESVIIGVAGAGQEISTRPFQLVTGRVWRGSAFGGVKGRSELPGIVEQYLRGEFALSDFITHTMGLDAINEAFKLMHEGKSIRSVIHYDRK